In Leptospira stimsonii, the following proteins share a genomic window:
- a CDS encoding adenylate/guanylate cyclase domain-containing protein, producing the protein MPNDQEIEDFKKQFVENQKGIEELNQKLHRKTREVEIIQSISAEILNTLDLDQIFERIMKVMDEVFGFKHALILMVQDGTEILKVVASRGYEEVGIGAKVEFGQGVIGVVAKRKKIMRMVGISTQMRYAGQVGQSMGREEKKIELPGLKDAKSQIAIPLLVKERLLGVFAVESSEMNAFKLLDEMILSIVGNQIAVAIENASAYHTQQQLSEAYSRFVPKETLALLSKRSILETQLADQTEGLMTVMFSDIRGFTTLSEKMTPGENFQFINDYLGRIAPVIREHHGFIDKFIGDAIMAIFPSRAEDAVEAALAMRRTLRKFNEIRKSQNQEAVDIGIGIHTGHLMLGIIGHENRMECTVIGDSVNLASRIEGLTKQFGCPIVASEVTIASLKDPSRFSHEFLDEVTVKGKSQAVKMYKIESED; encoded by the coding sequence GTGCCGAACGATCAGGAAATCGAAGATTTCAAAAAACAATTCGTCGAGAACCAAAAAGGAATCGAAGAATTAAATCAAAAGCTTCACCGTAAAACCCGCGAAGTCGAAATCATCCAATCTATTTCTGCGGAAATCCTGAATACGCTGGATCTCGACCAAATCTTCGAGAGAATCATGAAGGTGATGGACGAGGTCTTTGGTTTCAAACACGCCCTCATTCTTATGGTTCAGGACGGAACCGAAATCCTTAAAGTAGTCGCAAGCCGAGGCTATGAAGAAGTCGGAATCGGAGCCAAAGTGGAATTCGGACAGGGAGTCATCGGAGTCGTAGCAAAACGAAAAAAGATCATGCGAATGGTCGGAATTTCCACACAAATGCGTTATGCGGGACAGGTGGGTCAATCGATGGGACGGGAAGAAAAAAAAATCGAACTCCCCGGCCTGAAAGACGCCAAAAGTCAGATCGCCATCCCACTTTTAGTGAAAGAAAGATTGCTCGGAGTATTCGCGGTGGAAAGTTCCGAGATGAACGCCTTTAAGTTGTTAGACGAAATGATATTGAGCATCGTGGGAAATCAGATCGCGGTCGCCATCGAAAACGCGTCCGCCTATCACACACAACAACAACTTTCCGAAGCGTACAGCCGTTTCGTTCCCAAAGAAACCCTTGCTCTATTGAGCAAACGATCCATCTTAGAAACCCAACTCGCCGATCAAACGGAAGGTCTGATGACCGTGATGTTTTCCGATATTCGCGGCTTTACGACCCTCTCCGAAAAAATGACACCCGGTGAGAACTTTCAATTTATCAACGACTATTTGGGAAGAATCGCACCTGTGATTCGAGAACACCACGGTTTTATCGATAAATTTATCGGGGACGCAATCATGGCGATCTTTCCGAGTCGCGCGGAAGATGCGGTGGAGGCCGCGTTAGCGATGAGAAGAACTCTTCGAAAATTCAACGAAATCCGAAAGAGTCAAAACCAAGAAGCGGTCGATATCGGAATCGGAATTCATACGGGTCATCTGATGCTGGGAATCATCGGTCACGAGAATCGAATGGAATGTACGGTGATCGGAGACAGCGTAAATCTTGCTTCGCGAATCGAAGGTCTGACGAAACAATTCGGTTGTCCGATCGTTGCAAGCGAAGTCACGATCGCCTCACTCAAAGATCCATCACGGTTTTCGCATGAATTTTTAGACGAGGTGACGGTGAAAGGAAAATCGCAGGCTGTGAAAATGTATAAAATTGAGAGCGAGGATTGA
- a CDS encoding glycosyltransferase family 2 protein, whose product MGKTIPAKKKKTEKKTDPAPSTRGKKLSVAIITYNEERNIGACIESCLEIADEIVVLDSISTDRTETISKSYPNVRFFKQKFKGHIEQKNDAIGLCKFDWILSLDADERVSPELQRSLRKFKEDPIESDRNGFQVSRLTFHMGRFIRYSGWYPQFRYRIFKKGNALWVGENPHDYISIQGKGGKLSGDIIHYSFRDLTHQVNTINQFSSIVALTRQRKGKRFSILRTIYKPFSKFIETYFFKFGFLDGFPGWVIAVSSAYSTFLKDAKQYELEKKIIERPSNVKEGYGS is encoded by the coding sequence ATGGGAAAAACTATTCCAGCCAAGAAAAAGAAAACGGAAAAAAAAACCGATCCTGCTCCTTCCACTCGGGGCAAAAAATTATCAGTCGCTATCATCACTTACAACGAAGAAAGAAATATCGGTGCATGTATCGAATCGTGTCTGGAGATCGCCGATGAAATCGTGGTTCTCGATTCGATTAGTACGGATCGAACCGAAACGATTTCGAAATCGTATCCGAACGTTCGATTTTTCAAACAGAAATTCAAAGGTCATATCGAACAGAAGAATGACGCGATCGGACTTTGCAAATTCGACTGGATTCTTTCTTTGGACGCGGATGAACGAGTTTCTCCCGAATTACAACGTTCTCTTCGTAAGTTCAAAGAAGATCCGATCGAAAGTGATCGTAACGGGTTTCAAGTTTCCCGTCTTACTTTTCACATGGGACGATTTATCCGTTATTCCGGATGGTATCCTCAGTTTCGTTATCGCATCTTTAAAAAAGGAAATGCCCTTTGGGTCGGCGAAAATCCGCACGATTACATCAGCATCCAAGGAAAAGGCGGAAAACTTTCCGGGGATATCATCCACTATAGTTTTCGCGACCTCACTCACCAGGTGAATACGATCAACCAGTTTTCTTCGATTGTCGCTCTGACGAGACAGAGAAAGGGAAAACGTTTTTCAATTCTTAGGACGATCTACAAACCCTTTTCCAAATTCATCGAAACCTATTTTTTTAAATTCGGTTTTTTAGACGGCTTTCCCGGTTGGGTGATTGCGGTCTCGTCCGCATATTCCACGTTTCTCAAAGACGCTAAACAATACGAGCTCGAAAAAAAGATCATCGAAAGGCCGTCTAACGTGAAAGAGGGTTATGGGAGTTAA
- a CDS encoding DUF4505 family protein has translation MSQRRSYFYQMDSRGRIFHEGTELNDPHFLDFFISRIRKNETGVHPEYPYLSLCAGEWNFIQPTTTIFVFRKRESEKLFYSPGRFVLFQPEQLRIQGNSLLHPAPQEEWGSFSSELLLEFSKRIEQREDDLYFQENSMEFKIQVIPELS, from the coding sequence ATGAGTCAAAGAAGAAGCTACTTTTATCAGATGGATTCTCGTGGCCGAATCTTCCACGAAGGCACCGAGTTGAACGACCCACACTTCCTGGATTTTTTCATTTCCAGAATTCGTAAAAATGAAACTGGAGTTCATCCGGAATATCCTTACCTCTCTCTTTGTGCAGGCGAATGGAATTTTATCCAACCAACTACCACGATCTTCGTATTCCGAAAAAGGGAATCGGAAAAACTTTTCTATTCTCCGGGTCGATTCGTTTTGTTCCAACCGGAACAATTGCGAATCCAAGGAAATTCTTTGCTCCACCCCGCACCGCAAGAAGAATGGGGTTCTTTTTCGAGCGAACTCCTTCTGGAATTCTCAAAACGAATCGAACAAAGGGAAGATGATCTTTATTTCCAAGAAAATTCGATGGAATTTAAGATTCAAGTTATCCCGGAATTATCGTAA
- a CDS encoding ATP-binding cassette domain-containing protein — translation MNSPVIEISNLKVSTPGHPILKGIDFTLRAGEVHCIVGESGSGKSTFASCLLGMTDPELFLRSDRFQFLGMDARYFTEREWMPLRGKKIALVPQNPVWGFHPYRKTGSQILEAFSLTNREFANKEKVLPLLESIYIHDPKRAFDGLPGNLSGGERQRILILLAAYSGAEIVVADEPTAALDSISEAEALKLLMKFRKEKGLSLIFITHEISIVKAIADTMSILYQGEWAEVVSRGKTGDLNPSSEYGKKLFEQGS, via the coding sequence GTGAATTCTCCCGTAATCGAAATTTCCAATCTGAAGGTTTCCACACCCGGTCATCCGATTCTCAAAGGCATTGATTTCACGCTTCGAGCGGGGGAGGTTCATTGTATCGTCGGGGAATCCGGGAGTGGAAAATCCACTTTCGCTTCTTGTCTTTTAGGAATGACCGATCCGGAACTTTTTTTGAGATCGGATCGTTTTCAGTTTTTGGGAATGGACGCCCGTTATTTTACGGAAAGAGAATGGATGCCCCTTCGTGGCAAAAAAATCGCTCTCGTTCCTCAGAATCCTGTTTGGGGATTTCATCCGTATCGAAAGACTGGATCTCAAATTCTCGAAGCATTCTCCTTAACCAATCGTGAATTCGCGAACAAGGAAAAAGTCCTTCCTCTTTTGGAATCGATCTACATACACGATCCCAAACGCGCGTTTGACGGACTTCCTGGAAATCTTTCCGGCGGAGAAAGACAAAGGATTCTGATCCTTCTCGCCGCATATTCGGGGGCGGAGATCGTCGTCGCCGACGAACCGACTGCGGCTTTGGATTCGATCAGCGAGGCGGAAGCGTTAAAACTTCTCATGAAATTCCGAAAGGAAAAAGGACTTTCTCTCATTTTTATCACCCACGAAATCTCCATCGTCAAGGCAATCGCCGATACTATGAGTATCCTCTATCAAGGAGAATGGGCCGAGGTCGTTTCCCGCGGAAAAACCGGAGATTTGAATCCGAGTTCCGAATACGGAAAAAAACTGTTTGAACAGGGAAGCTGA
- the leuC gene encoding 3-isopropylmalate dehydratase large subunit — translation MKTMFEKIWEDHLVGELDGGSYIIYIDRHLIHEVTSPQAFEGIKIAGRKVRRPEATFATMDHNVSTRTRDMSLADPISAIQMQTLKKNCDENGIRLYDFQNPDQGIIHVIAPEMGLTHPGMTIVCGDSHTSTHGAFGALAFGIGTSEVEHVLATQTLVQKRAKTMEIRVDGKLSDKVTAKDIILAIIGKIGTAGATGYVIEYRGSAIQALSMEARMTICNMSIEAGARAGLIAPDETTFNYIKGKDFAPKGAEWDLAVKKWKHYVTDEGAKFDTTVILHADEIAPMVSWGTSPSQVISIKGVVPDPKDATDPVEKIGIESALKYMDLRPGQKIEEVTINKVFIGSCTNSRIEDLRAAAATIKGKTVSSKVQAIVVPGSGRVKRQAEQEGLDKIFTAAGFEWRNPGCSMCLAMNDDVLEPGDRCASTSNRNFEGRQGKGGRTHLVGPEMAAAAAIEGHFVDIRNWK, via the coding sequence ATGAAGACAATGTTCGAAAAAATCTGGGAAGACCATCTAGTCGGGGAACTGGATGGAGGATCGTATATCATTTATATTGACCGTCATCTCATCCACGAAGTCACCAGCCCCCAGGCTTTTGAAGGAATCAAAATCGCGGGAAGAAAGGTGCGCCGTCCGGAAGCGACGTTCGCAACGATGGACCATAACGTTTCCACAAGAACCAGAGACATGAGTCTCGCCGATCCGATCTCCGCGATCCAAATGCAGACTTTGAAAAAAAACTGCGATGAAAACGGAATCCGTCTCTATGACTTTCAAAATCCGGACCAAGGAATCATTCACGTCATCGCTCCGGAAATGGGTCTGACCCATCCCGGGATGACCATCGTATGCGGAGATTCTCATACGTCCACTCACGGCGCTTTCGGAGCCCTTGCTTTCGGGATCGGGACGAGCGAAGTGGAACACGTTCTTGCGACTCAAACCCTCGTTCAGAAAAGAGCGAAGACTATGGAGATCCGCGTGGACGGAAAACTCTCCGATAAGGTTACGGCAAAAGACATCATTCTTGCGATCATCGGTAAGATCGGAACGGCCGGAGCCACCGGTTACGTAATCGAATACCGTGGTTCCGCGATCCAAGCTCTCAGCATGGAAGCTCGTATGACGATCTGCAATATGTCGATCGAAGCGGGAGCAAGAGCCGGCCTCATAGCTCCCGATGAAACTACTTTCAACTATATCAAAGGAAAAGACTTTGCTCCGAAGGGTGCGGAATGGGATCTCGCGGTTAAAAAATGGAAACACTACGTCACAGACGAAGGTGCGAAGTTTGATACCACCGTGATTTTACACGCCGACGAAATTGCACCTATGGTGAGTTGGGGAACTTCTCCGAGCCAAGTGATTTCCATAAAGGGTGTTGTGCCGGATCCAAAAGACGCGACCGATCCCGTTGAAAAAATCGGAATCGAATCCGCGTTGAAATACATGGATTTAAGACCGGGACAAAAGATCGAAGAAGTAACGATCAACAAAGTGTTCATCGGGTCCTGTACGAATTCCAGAATCGAAGATTTGAGAGCGGCGGCGGCCACTATCAAAGGCAAAACAGTTTCCTCAAAAGTGCAAGCGATCGTCGTTCCTGGATCGGGAAGAGTGAAACGTCAGGCGGAACAGGAAGGTCTAGATAAAATCTTCACTGCGGCGGGTTTCGAATGGAGAAATCCGGGTTGTTCCATGTGTCTTGCGATGAACGACGACGTTCTCGAACCGGGAGATCGTTGCGCTTCCACCTCCAATCGTAACTTCGAAGGTCGTCAAGGGAAGGGCGGTCGAACGCACCTCGTTGGTCCGGAAATGGCCGCGGCCGCGGCGATCGAAGGTCACTTCGTGGATATCCGAAACTGGAAATAA
- the gmhA gene encoding D-sedoheptulose 7-phosphate isomerase, producing MDVKEIALGQIRDSISTKQKCIDLILEDITKAGELVSKVLQAGNTVFLCGNGGSSCDASHIAAELVVRYKSGNERKALPAMSFSADSAVLTACSNDYGYEEVFSRQIEAFGRKGDLLIGLSTSGNSKNVLLALEKAKTRGVKTISLLGGDGGKMKNLADLDVIVPSKVTARIQESHILIGHILCSIVEYNLFNLE from the coding sequence ATGGACGTCAAAGAAATCGCTCTCGGTCAGATCCGGGATTCTATTTCCACCAAACAGAAATGTATCGATTTGATTTTAGAGGATATCACGAAAGCGGGCGAGCTTGTTTCCAAGGTTTTGCAGGCGGGAAACACTGTCTTTCTCTGCGGGAACGGAGGTTCTTCTTGCGACGCTTCTCATATCGCCGCGGAGCTCGTGGTTCGTTATAAATCCGGGAACGAAAGAAAAGCTCTTCCCGCGATGTCTTTTTCTGCGGATTCTGCGGTGTTGACCGCGTGCTCGAACGACTACGGTTATGAGGAAGTGTTCTCCAGACAAATCGAAGCCTTCGGTAGAAAGGGAGATCTGCTCATTGGACTTTCCACGAGTGGAAATTCCAAAAACGTTCTTCTTGCATTGGAAAAAGCGAAAACCCGAGGAGTCAAAACCATATCCTTGTTAGGCGGAGATGGCGGTAAGATGAAAAATCTGGCGGACTTGGACGTGATCGTTCCGAGCAAGGTCACCGCTCGAATCCAAGAATCTCATATTTTAATCGGACATATCCTCTGTAGCATCGTCGAATACAATCTTTTCAATCTCGAATAA
- a CDS encoding LBBP_01157 family protein has protein sequence MGVKSFFKKFLSFFRRRKKKKVHAEEAPPVRESYGYKRELSELREKADRFFVTRKKANGIVHETKYYKILKNGPKLFRLEGKEKSGREYSLVVSTGNFLSLQGEKISGVVFVPEAELNRILSYEHTDLQSVFSRFQPEGIAEDLKVLYGESGSSQESWKDFYIWEPIWKQQVLIRLKPSLLAILLVYMGPDFEQFFQSNSTKRMKSIVSDELYFLNVSGNQKENSPYSENLSLQDFEKAKSEFFRVLEQIRKKRGTT, from the coding sequence ATGGGAGTTAAGTCTTTCTTTAAAAAATTCCTTTCCTTCTTTCGGAGAAGGAAAAAGAAAAAAGTTCACGCCGAAGAGGCGCCACCCGTTCGGGAAAGTTACGGATACAAACGGGAACTTTCCGAACTTAGGGAAAAGGCGGATCGTTTTTTTGTAACACGGAAGAAGGCGAACGGAATCGTTCATGAAACGAAATATTATAAAATTCTAAAGAACGGTCCAAAACTGTTTCGTCTTGAAGGAAAGGAAAAAAGTGGTCGGGAATATTCTCTCGTCGTTTCCACGGGAAATTTTTTGAGCTTACAAGGCGAAAAAATTTCCGGCGTTGTCTTTGTTCCGGAAGCGGAACTCAACCGAATTCTTTCCTACGAACACACGGATCTACAAAGCGTTTTTTCCCGGTTTCAACCCGAGGGGATCGCTGAAGATTTGAAGGTTTTATACGGAGAATCTGGTTCTTCCCAAGAATCTTGGAAAGACTTTTACATCTGGGAACCGATTTGGAAACAGCAGGTTCTCATCCGTCTGAAGCCGAGCCTTCTTGCGATTCTTCTCGTTTATATGGGTCCGGATTTCGAACAATTCTTCCAGTCGAATTCCACAAAAAGAATGAAGTCGATCGTTTCGGACGAATTGTATTTTTTAAACGTGAGCGGGAATCAAAAAGAAAATTCTCCTTATTCGGAAAATCTTTCGCTTCAAGATTTTGAAAAAGCAAAATCGGAATTCTTCCGAGTATTGGAACAGATACGAAAAAAAAGGGGTACAACCTAA
- a CDS encoding FHA domain-containing protein, with translation MMGYAVLLTLVLFTFPIFAQKSPFIMEEIDASSFPSIQLSIRDKKQFPIERENFLIRESRGSENRTVLRPKVTRKEGARPVHTVFLVQSGTSLEENNFNTRLIQKIIQASGEEDHFSFIFFSDDLLVVEKDLDRQTALLKARVPGSLSNRNTGVNLDLVFQKLNTILTRESYLALLVSDLDYRLPPGLRQGLSTSGLPIQVLGKRNFANQELVRIYGGELYELDAPDSVSRFLTDLEYFHKHPAVIQYDSPFQDDFWKGEGDFLRGDWESSRGGKFTYSYKPGAIKQLRFVFLSPGVFLPTIGFLVILTLIGLLLLFKKEKEPEEIVGSTNGEAERRFHARGEEREVYQRMYGDQFHSSPYANPEGVYVARSLPVNESEFEAAEAYDLATLIQKEGRTPGKQIPIRKAETTLGAGDLSDVLVADPNVSKLHARIRKIKNRFVLYDLISDAGTYLNGKKVLRPRVLYDFDEISLGKTVFVFRAR, from the coding sequence ATGATGGGTTATGCAGTCCTCCTAACACTGGTTTTATTTACCTTTCCGATTTTTGCCCAGAAATCCCCATTTATAATGGAGGAAATCGACGCGTCCTCGTTTCCGTCGATTCAACTTTCCATCCGGGATAAAAAACAATTCCCGATCGAAAGAGAAAACTTTCTCATCCGAGAATCTCGCGGTTCGGAAAACCGAACGGTTCTTCGTCCGAAGGTGACACGTAAAGAAGGCGCCAGACCGGTTCATACTGTTTTCCTCGTTCAGTCCGGAACGAGCCTGGAAGAAAACAATTTCAACACTCGTCTGATTCAAAAAATCATTCAGGCCAGCGGAGAAGAAGATCATTTTAGCTTTATCTTCTTTTCGGACGATCTCCTCGTCGTAGAAAAGGATCTGGATCGACAAACCGCACTCCTGAAGGCACGGGTTCCCGGTTCTCTCAGCAATCGGAATACGGGGGTCAACCTGGATCTTGTATTCCAAAAATTGAATACGATTTTAACGAGAGAATCCTATCTTGCACTTTTGGTTTCCGATCTCGACTACAGACTTCCTCCGGGACTCAGACAAGGTTTGTCCACTTCCGGTCTTCCCATTCAGGTTTTAGGAAAGCGCAATTTCGCAAACCAAGAACTCGTTCGAATTTATGGAGGAGAATTGTATGAGTTGGACGCTCCCGATTCCGTTTCCCGCTTTTTGACGGACTTGGAATACTTCCACAAACATCCCGCAGTGATTCAGTATGATTCTCCGTTTCAAGACGACTTTTGGAAAGGAGAAGGGGATTTTCTACGGGGAGATTGGGAATCCAGTCGAGGGGGAAAGTTTACCTACTCGTACAAACCCGGCGCGATAAAACAGCTTCGTTTTGTTTTTTTGAGTCCGGGCGTGTTTCTTCCCACGATCGGTTTTTTGGTCATTCTTACGTTGATCGGACTTTTGCTCTTGTTCAAAAAGGAAAAAGAACCGGAAGAAATCGTAGGCTCTACCAATGGAGAAGCGGAACGTAGGTTCCACGCGAGAGGGGAAGAACGGGAAGTTTATCAAAGAATGTACGGAGATCAGTTTCATTCTTCTCCCTATGCAAATCCGGAAGGAGTGTATGTGGCTCGTTCTCTTCCCGTGAACGAATCCGAGTTCGAGGCGGCGGAAGCCTATGACCTCGCGACCTTGATTCAGAAGGAAGGAAGAACTCCGGGAAAACAAATTCCGATTCGGAAAGCCGAAACGACCTTGGGCGCCGGAGATTTGTCCGATGTTTTGGTCGCCGATCCGAATGTGAGTAAACTCCACGCGAGAATTCGAAAGATTAAAAATCGGTTCGTTCTCTATGATCTTATCTCAGACGCAGGAACGTATCTCAACGGGAAGAAGGTTCTAAGACCACGGGTCCTCTATGATTTCGACGAGATCAGTCTGGGGAAGACGGTCTTCGTTTTTCGCGCGAGATAA
- a CDS encoding pyridoxamine 5'-phosphate oxidase family protein, with protein MILEEIQPCLQGVVPSIMVTSSKEGIPNATIVSQVYQVDERHVAISNQFFGKTHKNAVENRHAQLQVLNPENLEPWLLEIYYQRTETEGDLFDAMEMQLEAIASMSGMSDVFKLKAADIFEVRSVKNLIEAKET; from the coding sequence ATGATCTTAGAAGAAATCCAACCTTGTTTGCAAGGAGTTGTACCGAGTATCATGGTTACGTCCTCTAAAGAAGGAATTCCGAATGCGACCATCGTAAGTCAGGTGTATCAAGTCGACGAACGTCATGTGGCCATCTCGAATCAATTTTTCGGAAAAACGCATAAGAACGCGGTGGAAAATCGTCACGCACAACTTCAAGTTCTAAATCCGGAGAATTTGGAACCTTGGCTTTTAGAAATCTACTATCAGAGAACGGAAACAGAAGGAGATTTGTTCGACGCGATGGAAATGCAACTGGAAGCGATCGCTTCCATGTCCGGAATGAGCGACGTATTCAAACTCAAGGCCGCGGACATCTTCGAAGTTCGTTCCGTAAAAAATCTCATTGAAGCGAAGGAGACCTAA
- a CDS encoding O-antigen ligase family protein, translated as MKEGYIKNGERLSLISLCLFLLSFPQSVSVSQIFAGLMIASTYPLLYFKKEYKGYWKGIRSFFLIFFGMYLLTLFSSLLQADSYSPFFKKFIKQSEFGDFWMLLVLPASYLIASEKKNQKTLNRFLYASATITILLGLISLFSEVRIGKFVANGFRYAPGDRLQHFSGNLGPIKLYLPIGMMNTHLTYGGLLGLILPGLLLDWFQRGKEKKNLLFYARTALLLGGWIVLFFNQSRSIWLGVFVLLVIAGLHGTFSLKQNIPEFTGKTKWIFGIGLLCLLFSGAYIFRNNWLIQRSVSQIFEVHNTENQRYYIYKNTIPLVKDHLLLGVGGGNYKDSHWKESTKMIEGQEQLWYELYITPRGHAHNDLLHFVAVGGILSGILFLSFWWKLWDRFFRIDPNQNGSLSILTIGILSLYPAGFFQCYLLDDEVLLPFFAFCGIFLAGTNKFSSEPPSDSSSPSKMQKKTEDDPKRKNAGEIAEDSKFFRFRGKFSFSIFGAIGIPLFLYWLFWIPRLNLNPLEVYNRRVRASDPNLVKTVQKNLLKPNFSEIGIQNPATNITVEQASLPFQVEGCLTHRFPNPPVPRVIPFSFTIHVPENATNPPKKVEITIVSRDSFDQDQLYWAQGEADLGKIERFLQPGKNEVLIPNFLLNTYPKEFPDGVFFRDFRILFSGFEKEGRADFPKLDFGKICDTVIPQTR; from the coding sequence TTGAAAGAAGGATATATCAAGAATGGGGAAAGACTCTCCCTGATTTCTCTTTGTTTGTTTTTGCTCAGCTTCCCGCAGTCCGTGAGTGTATCTCAGATTTTCGCCGGACTAATGATTGCGAGCACTTATCCCCTCTTGTATTTCAAAAAAGAATACAAGGGATATTGGAAAGGAATACGAAGTTTCTTTCTGATCTTTTTCGGAATGTATCTTCTCACGCTCTTTTCCTCCTTGCTACAAGCGGATTCGTATTCTCCCTTTTTTAAAAAATTCATCAAACAATCCGAATTCGGGGATTTTTGGATGCTCTTGGTTCTACCGGCTTCTTATCTGATCGCGTCCGAAAAAAAGAATCAAAAAACTCTGAACCGGTTTCTCTACGCGAGTGCTACGATCACAATTCTTCTCGGTCTGATCAGTCTATTTTCGGAGGTAAGAATCGGGAAGTTCGTCGCCAACGGATTTCGTTATGCACCCGGCGATCGTCTTCAACATTTTTCGGGAAATCTTGGACCGATCAAACTCTATCTTCCGATCGGAATGATGAATACGCACCTAACGTATGGAGGACTCTTGGGGCTAATTCTTCCGGGGCTACTTTTGGATTGGTTTCAAAGAGGGAAGGAAAAGAAGAATCTTTTGTTTTACGCAAGGACCGCGCTTCTTCTCGGCGGGTGGATCGTCCTTTTTTTCAACCAAAGCAGATCGATCTGGTTGGGAGTTTTTGTCCTTCTCGTCATCGCAGGGTTACACGGAACGTTCTCACTCAAACAAAATATACCGGAATTTACGGGCAAAACCAAATGGATCTTTGGGATCGGGCTTCTCTGTCTACTTTTCTCCGGCGCGTATATCTTTCGAAACAACTGGTTGATCCAAAGATCTGTGTCGCAAATATTCGAAGTTCATAATACGGAAAATCAAAGATACTATATCTATAAGAATACGATTCCTCTTGTGAAAGATCATCTACTTCTCGGAGTCGGAGGTGGAAATTACAAGGATTCTCATTGGAAGGAATCGACAAAGATGATCGAAGGACAAGAACAACTCTGGTATGAACTCTATATCACGCCGAGGGGACACGCGCACAATGACCTGCTTCATTTCGTTGCAGTGGGAGGAATCCTCTCGGGAATTTTGTTTCTTTCGTTTTGGTGGAAGTTATGGGATCGTTTTTTTAGAATCGATCCGAATCAAAACGGAAGTCTATCTATTTTGACGATCGGAATCCTAAGTCTCTATCCGGCCGGATTTTTTCAGTGTTATCTTTTGGACGACGAGGTTCTTCTTCCTTTCTTTGCCTTCTGTGGAATCTTCCTCGCGGGAACAAACAAGTTTTCATCGGAGCCTCCGTCTGATTCTTCTTCCCCTTCGAAAATGCAAAAAAAGACCGAAGACGATCCGAAACGAAAAAATGCCGGAGAAATCGCCGAGGATTCGAAGTTCTTTCGATTTCGAGGAAAGTTTTCCTTTTCGATCTTCGGTGCGATCGGAATCCCACTTTTCCTCTACTGGCTTTTTTGGATTCCCCGATTGAATCTAAATCCTCTGGAAGTCTATAACCGAAGGGTCCGGGCATCGGATCCGAACCTCGTAAAAACGGTTCAGAAGAATCTTCTAAAACCTAATTTTTCCGAAATCGGAATTCAAAACCCGGCGACAAACATCACGGTCGAGCAAGCGTCTCTTCCATTTCAAGTAGAAGGTTGTCTAACGCATCGATTTCCCAATCCGCCGGTCCCTCGAGTGATTCCGTTTAGTTTTACCATTCACGTTCCGGAGAATGCTACGAACCCACCCAAAAAGGTGGAAATCACGATCGTTTCTCGGGATTCCTTCGATCAGGATCAACTCTATTGGGCACAAGGAGAAGCAGATCTGGGAAAAATCGAACGTTTCTTACAACCGGGCAAAAACGAGGTCCTCATCCCGAATTTCCTGTTGAACACCTACCCGAAAGAATTTCCGGACGGAGTATTCTTCCGAGATTTTAGAATTTTGTTCTCCGGATTTGAAAAGGAAGGAAGAGCGGATTTTCCAAAGTTGGATTTCGGAAAGATCTGCGACACGGTGATTCCGCAGACGAGATAG